One window of Microcoleus vaginatus PCC 9802 genomic DNA carries:
- a CDS encoding outer membrane protein assembly factor: MQGARFWVICVGCALNLISMRIPIIAFLTLAALAGGELAARAIDPSAPATEAEFREGTAEIDTRDACPTRAQREEDEVSLTSGTILKNGQDARSTRDELFCGTGILPVDKKLIENGATSQVSPTVQDWPASDELAASAGEVRAAQLSPRESPSLKSSHNKDFTSLLKTPATIAANAEIPEAVNSNTRQLGGTLQISQAGNAEGVYVAEVEIRFVNSRGEAVDKKGNPVEGRISEDFIRGEVKLKAGDNYSREVVRSDLQQLQQLGLFDKVTVSIEEVGTDVNVIYNVQERSARSFSVSASLSDDIGVAVPLSYTDRTFGRNPQRLAVELQPSLRGIQYDVQFVSPYVAAEDRLGYSVRAFGDRRISEIFNKDIDLPNGNRVREIRMGGNLRFTRPLGDWRGTLGLNYTNISTRDRNLNIARRDELGNPLTFSGSGVDELYTVSFGAMLDRRDNPFDPTRGSILSLSTEQSIPLGRGNIVSNRLLANYIHYVPVTLFGISESEALPEMLAFNLQAGTVIGDLPPTEAFRLGGRNSVRGYDSGDIGSGRSYFLASGEYRFPVGQDVGGVIFVDFASDLGTGDSVLGKPAVVRDKPGTGAGVGVGVRVRSSFGLIRLDVGVSDSGDIKFILGTKQRF, from the coding sequence ATGCAGGGGGCCCGGTTTTGGGTAATATGCGTTGGGTGTGCTTTAAATTTAATATCTATGCGAATTCCGATTATTGCATTTTTGACTTTGGCTGCGCTGGCTGGCGGCGAATTGGCAGCGCGGGCGATCGATCCGAGTGCCCCAGCGACTGAGGCGGAGTTTAGAGAGGGAACCGCAGAAATTGACACGCGAGACGCCTGTCCCACAAGGGCACAGAGGGAGGAGGATGAGGTGAGTCTCACATCTGGCACTATTCTCAAGAACGGGCAAGATGCCCGTTCCACAAGAGATGAATTGTTTTGTGGAACAGGCATCTTGCCTGTTGATAAAAAGCTGATTGAGAATGGTGCAACATCTCAGGTGAGTCCAACTGTGCAGGATTGGCCCGCATCCGATGAGCTCGCAGCTTCTGCTGGAGAAGTACGCGCGGCGCAGCTATCCCCTAGGGAATCTCCCTCTCTCAAGTCCAGCCACAATAAAGATTTTACATCTCTGTTAAAAACTCCGGCGACGATCGCGGCCAACGCCGAAATCCCCGAAGCAGTAAACAGCAACACCCGACAGCTAGGCGGTACTCTACAAATCAGTCAAGCCGGCAATGCTGAGGGCGTTTACGTTGCAGAGGTGGAAATTCGCTTTGTCAATTCCAGAGGCGAAGCAGTTGATAAAAAAGGGAATCCGGTTGAGGGCAGAATTTCGGAAGATTTTATCCGAGGCGAGGTCAAACTCAAGGCGGGGGATAACTACAGCCGGGAAGTTGTACGATCGGATTTGCAGCAGTTGCAGCAATTGGGATTGTTTGACAAAGTGACGGTTTCGATTGAAGAAGTTGGCACGGATGTTAATGTAATCTACAACGTTCAAGAGCGATCGGCTCGCTCTTTTAGCGTGAGTGCCAGTCTTAGTGATGATATTGGCGTTGCTGTTCCTCTTTCCTATACCGATCGAACTTTCGGCCGAAACCCGCAGCGGCTAGCGGTAGAACTTCAGCCCAGCCTCCGAGGTATCCAGTACGATGTCCAGTTTGTCAGCCCTTACGTTGCCGCCGAAGACCGTTTGGGATACAGTGTGAGAGCTTTTGGCGATCGCAGAATATCGGAAATTTTCAACAAAGATATTGATTTGCCCAACGGCAACCGAGTTAGGGAAATTCGGATGGGGGGAAATCTCAGGTTTACCAGACCTTTGGGCGATTGGCGAGGGACTTTGGGACTGAATTATACAAATATCAGCACGCGCGATCGCAACTTAAATATCGCCCGCCGCGACGAACTCGGCAATCCTCTCACATTCAGCGGCAGCGGCGTTGACGAGTTATACACTGTTTCTTTTGGGGCGATGCTCGATCGGCGGGACAATCCCTTCGACCCAACCAGAGGCTCGATTCTCAGCCTCAGCACCGAGCAGTCGATACCTCTAGGGCGAGGTAACATTGTGAGTAACAGGCTGTTAGCGAATTATATACATTATGTACCAGTAACTTTGTTCGGCATCAGCGAGTCCGAAGCCTTGCCCGAAATGCTGGCTTTTAACTTGCAAGCGGGTACGGTAATCGGGGATTTGCCACCAACGGAAGCTTTTCGTCTCGGCGGCCGCAATTCCGTGCGGGGTTACGATAGCGGGGATATTGGCAGTGGCAGGAGTTATTTTTTAGCTTCCGGCGAATATCGGTTTCCTGTGGGCCAGGATGTCGGCGGCGTGATATTTGTTGATTTTGCGTCGGATTTGGGCACAGGAGATAGTGTACTGGGAAAACCGGCGGTAGTCAGGGACAAACCGGGGACTGGGGCGGGTGTTGGGGTGGGTGTGAGGGTGCGATCGTCCTTTGGATTAATTCGCTTAGATGTGGGTGTTAGCGACTCCGGTGACATCAAATTTATACTCGGTACAAAGCAGCGATTTTAA
- a CDS encoding alpha/beta hydrolase: MQSQAVVEHKHTLSTFVNSTTQTAAYLDIGCGRPLLMLHGFFGEKTCWLPLIELLQSQFRCISLDMLGFGESSKPEIRYDVAVEVDFVRQVVEQLNIEHCCIIGHSFGGWVASAYSLKYPNSVSSLVLAAPAGIRDDTFCGQYDALRPLLWETPAVDWALQLAKPFASLAGKSEKLQQISGWRRELMSQPVAKSFLMSRMRPEDAVDTVEKEIHQLQVPTLVIAADSDETIPLWHCQTYANEIPGAELAIIPNAAHRLPQTQAQIMAKLICKFLND, encoded by the coding sequence ATGCAGTCTCAAGCAGTTGTAGAACACAAGCACACCTTAAGTACATTTGTCAATAGCACCACCCAAACAGCCGCCTACCTCGACATCGGGTGCGGCCGACCCTTATTGATGCTGCACGGTTTCTTCGGAGAAAAGACTTGCTGGCTGCCATTAATTGAGTTATTGCAATCTCAGTTTCGGTGCATCAGTTTAGATATGTTAGGTTTTGGAGAATCCAGTAAACCCGAAATCCGCTATGACGTAGCTGTAGAAGTTGATTTTGTCCGGCAAGTTGTAGAACAACTAAATATTGAACATTGCTGTATTATCGGACATTCTTTTGGCGGTTGGGTAGCATCTGCATATTCTCTAAAATATCCTAATTCTGTTAGCAGTTTAGTGTTAGCAGCACCGGCGGGAATTCGGGACGACACTTTTTGTGGTCAATATGATGCTTTGCGGCCACTGTTGTGGGAAACGCCAGCCGTGGATTGGGCCTTGCAGTTGGCAAAACCTTTTGCTAGTTTAGCTGGAAAAAGTGAGAAATTGCAGCAAATTTCCGGGTGGCGCAGGGAGTTAATGTCTCAACCAGTAGCAAAGTCATTTTTAATGAGCCGGATGCGGCCAGAAGATGCAGTTGATACAGTAGAAAAAGAAATTCACCAATTGCAAGTTCCTACGTTAGTCATCGCAGCAGATAGTGACGAAACAATTCCTTTATGGCACTGTCAAACCTACGCTAACGAGATACCGGGGGCCGAGTTAGCAATTATTCCCAATGCTGCTCACCGGTTGCCACAAACTCAAGCTCAAATTATGGCGAAGTTGATTTGTAAATTTTTGAATGATTAA
- a CDS encoding histidine kinase, whose product MALKSCVSRSYRHLIESGILPMAAMRNYFNLEEITTARKISAAVINISGRQRMLSQRTAFFCMRLVGSQNGVERAKLRGNLLEAIELMEKSHRDLINTDSSINLVSPPSATVKALYFEAPLYLDKQVRQYIDRIKALLQVPDAELRPENPHLLYIVEAAGGELLEAFDAVVSQYQQESEIEQFEIDLKQVELYQESCAATAKAEAQAAEIDRALYELKQTQAQLLHSEKMSSLGALMASIVHEINNPVSFIYGNLSHAAIYTQDLLHLLCLYQECYPHPCPEITAKIEEIDLDFLVEDLPKVISSMQMGSNRIREIVKSMGNFSRTDNSNMSMCDLHDSIDSTVLILRNRLNSQIDRRDIQVVKNYGKLPPVECYSGQLNQVFMNLITNAIDALDEASQNQPYAALKILITTELAGPDRVRVRIADTGTGMTPQIKERMFEQFFTTKEIGKGTGLGLSIVYKILVENHRGALRCESEPCKGTEFIIELPIQQT is encoded by the coding sequence ATGGCTCTTAAATCTTGTGTCAGCAGGAGCTACAGACATTTAATTGAGTCGGGGATATTACCAATGGCGGCAATGAGGAACTATTTTAATCTGGAAGAAATTACGACAGCCAGAAAAATTAGTGCTGCGGTAATTAATATCAGTGGCCGTCAGCGAATGCTTTCCCAACGAACGGCTTTTTTTTGCATGAGGTTAGTTGGCTCTCAGAATGGGGTAGAAAGAGCCAAACTGCGGGGGAATTTGTTAGAGGCGATCGAGCTTATGGAAAAATCGCACCGCGACTTAATTAATACTGACAGCAGCATCAATTTAGTGAGTCCCCCTTCAGCCACCGTCAAGGCACTGTATTTTGAGGCGCCACTGTATCTAGACAAACAAGTGCGCCAATATATCGATCGAATAAAAGCATTGCTGCAAGTTCCCGATGCCGAACTCAGGCCGGAAAATCCCCATCTGCTGTATATTGTCGAAGCTGCTGGCGGCGAATTACTAGAAGCTTTTGATGCCGTGGTGAGCCAATACCAGCAAGAAAGCGAAATCGAACAATTTGAAATCGATCTTAAACAGGTAGAACTTTATCAAGAAAGTTGTGCTGCTACCGCGAAAGCAGAAGCTCAAGCTGCCGAGATCGATCGCGCACTTTACGAACTCAAACAAACTCAAGCTCAACTCCTCCACAGCGAAAAAATGTCTTCGCTGGGGGCGCTAATGGCTAGTATCGTCCACGAAATTAATAACCCAGTTAGTTTTATTTATGGCAACTTGAGCCATGCCGCAATTTATACTCAAGATTTGTTGCACCTGCTGTGTCTCTATCAAGAATGCTATCCCCATCCCTGTCCCGAAATCACAGCTAAAATCGAAGAGATAGATCTTGATTTTCTAGTTGAAGACTTGCCTAAAGTTATCTCTTCCATGCAAATGGGTTCCAATCGCATTCGCGAAATTGTCAAATCTATGGGCAACTTTTCGCGAACCGATAACAGTAACATGAGTATGTGCGATTTGCACGACAGCATAGACAGCACCGTGTTAATTTTGCGAAACCGTCTCAATTCTCAAATAGACCGTCGCGACATTCAAGTAGTTAAAAATTATGGAAAATTGCCTCCTGTAGAGTGTTATTCAGGACAGCTCAATCAAGTATTTATGAATCTAATTACCAACGCGATCGATGCTTTGGATGAGGCCTCACAAAATCAGCCCTATGCTGCGCTAAAAATTTTGATCACAACAGAATTAGCGGGGCCCGATCGCGTGAGAGTGCGGATTGCTGACACGGGAACCGGAATGACACCACAGATAAAAGAGCGAATGTTCGAGCAGTTTTTCACCACCAAGGAAATCGGTAAAGGTACCGGTTTAGGATTGTCTATTGTCTACAAAATCTTAGTAGAAAATCACCGAGGAGCGCTCCGGTGCGAGTCGGAACCCTGCAAGGGAACCGAGTTTATCATTGAACTGCCGATCCAGCAAACTTAA
- a CDS encoding ATP-binding protein, translating into MTSGSLKTMTQIFGEFIEEFPPEHDSLELTFTPSSRPIKQRWRNNRLSAHFVADYLSSFLPVDEEDASSEKRIKESKGAVSYVANELLENAIKFNNDDTNYKVKFGIHFIGETEVTAVIFASNSVNAQGANKLKEFIQEIMASDPNELYLQQLEKNAESESDTSGLGLLTMINDYSAKIGWKFDRRPDSDTIIVTTVVQIRV; encoded by the coding sequence ATGACATCTGGAAGCTTAAAAACAATGACACAAATTTTTGGAGAATTCATTGAAGAATTTCCTCCTGAACACGACTCTCTAGAACTTACATTTACCCCCAGTTCTCGCCCCATCAAACAGCGCTGGCGCAATAACAGGCTTTCAGCTCATTTTGTAGCCGATTATTTGTCTAGCTTTCTACCGGTGGATGAGGAGGATGCTAGCAGCGAGAAACGCATAAAAGAAAGTAAGGGAGCTGTGAGCTACGTAGCCAACGAACTGTTAGAAAATGCGATAAAATTTAACAACGATGATACTAATTATAAGGTCAAATTTGGCATACACTTTATTGGTGAAACAGAGGTGACGGCGGTAATTTTTGCCAGTAATAGTGTGAATGCACAAGGCGCAAATAAGTTGAAGGAGTTTATTCAAGAAATTATGGCTTCCGATCCAAATGAACTTTATTTGCAGCAGCTTGAGAAGAATGCGGAATCTGAAAGCGATACCTCGGGATTGGGATTGCTGACGATGATTAATGACTATTCAGCTAAGATAGGTTGGAAATTCGATCGCAGACCAGATAGTGATACCATCATTGTTACAACTGTGGTTCAAATTAGGGTCTAG